The following are encoded together in the Montipora foliosa isolate CH-2021 chromosome 12, ASM3666993v2, whole genome shotgun sequence genome:
- the LOC137980520 gene encoding uncharacterized protein — MLRAQTLVTENDDRTRETQHVKQALKMNNYPEWMLTIPHPKSTTEDTEEPQNEKKIYASTPYIKGISERLQRAFKSHEVALIHKPVNSLRSQLVRVKDTTVNLKKCGTVYQIHCEKCNKGYVGETARSLEIRVKEHQSRSSSAIHEH; from the coding sequence ATGTTGAGAGCTCAGACCTTGGTTACGGAAAACGATGACAGAACTAGAGAAACACAGCACGTCAAGCAAGCTCTAAAAATGAATAACTATCCAGAATGGATGCTAACAATACCACATCCAAAATCTACAACAGAAGATACCGAAGAGcctcaaaacgagaagaaaatctatgcatcaacgccatacatcaaaggaatctcggaacgcctgcaaagagctttcaagtcacACGAGGTTGCACTTATTCATAAACCCGTCAATTCTCTAAGATCACAATTGGTACGTGTCAAGGACACAACTGTCAATCTCAAGAAATGCGGTACTGTGTACCAGATCCATTGTGAGAAGTGTAACAAGGGgtacgttggcgaaacggcccgctctctggaaatcagagtaaaagaacaccaatcaagaagttcatcagctatTCACGAGCATTGA
- the LOC137980522 gene encoding kelch-like protein 3, which translates to MEEYVEAVAFKIQDLNTSASNSNMADLSQPMSSDPSSHCQELIYRLDALRRKESFCDVTVSVKNKEFKAHKLMLAAASPFFLSLLVSDMTEGKEQLIRIELEEATGSVMEEVLKYVYTGDVAITKENAHDLVAVADYLLLPGLRTLACDFLEKNITTENCILNYYFADKYRCLELMGESCEFINSNFSSVMKTEDFLKLDIEQVMKWVSSDDVTVTSEEEIFKGIGKWVTHKKSERESNFAELLSQVRLKSMSHDFLFNELVNEELVATSNVSLNFVLRSIKCTLDPFSENAAKPPRKCLERYTDVIFVCGGRTALCYLPQKDIWYQLPDMLLEHQDHAVVQYRDKICIFGGQSVGSGESRVIEYFLSSTNCWGTVEGRHGSDVCSCLSVLDGCIYGLFGFNIILYKLDESSCEAVADPPTSRCVSCLVTDKRHLYLVGGIESCSCQISKRVERFDPILATWEEVAAMNGARYKPFGAAMNGKIYIAGGINKSGGHSTVLTSCEVYDPSTNEWQVMSNLKVCRQAANMVCFQEALYVVGGFEDMISSSRELSVEVFQTGACEWKRKSTIPTNFENQNPGDQKKEIHHKACVAAIHKSLLEKLCKV; encoded by the coding sequence ATGGAAGAATACGTGGAAGCAGTTGCATTCAAAATCCAAGATTTGAACACTTCCGCATCCaattccaatatggcggaccttTCACAGCCAATGTCATCAGATCCATCAAGCCACTGTCAGGAACTTATCTATCGTCTGGATGCTCTGAGAAGAAAAGAGAGTTTTTGCGATGTAACAGTGTCAGTAAAAAACAAAGAGTTTAAAGCTCACAAACTCATGTTGGCAGCAGCAAGCccgttttttctttcacttctgGTCAGTGACATGACAGAGGGAAAGGAACAGTTGATCAGGATAGAACTTGAAGAAGCAACGGGGTCAGTCATGGAAGAAGTTCTTAAATACGTTTACACTGGTGATGTTGCAATCACCAAGGAGAATGCCCACGACTTAGTGGCAGTAGCAGACTATCTTCTTTTACCAGGTTTGAGAACTTTGGCTTGCGATTTTCTGGAGAAAAACATTAcaactgaaaactgcattttgaATTATTACTTTGCCGACAAATATCGGTGTTTGGAATTAATGGGAGAGTCCTGCGAGTTTATTAACTCAAATTTCAGTTCAGTCATGAAAACAGAAGACTTCCTGAAGCTCGATATTGAACAAGTCATGAAATGGGTTTCTagtgatgatgtcactgtcACCTCCGAGGAAGAAATTTTTAAGGGAATAGGTAAGTGGGTAACTCACAAGAAGAGTGAACGAGAAAGCAACTTTGCTGAATTGTTGAGTCAAGTCCGCCTGAAATCCATGTCTCACGACTTTCTTTTCAACGAATTAGTCAATGAAGAACTGGTAGCAACAAgtaatgtgagtttgaattttgTGTTGAGATCCATCAAGTGCACTTTAGATCCCTTCAGTGAGAATGCTGCCAAGCCACCCAGGAAGTGCTTGGAGAGGTACACAGATGTGATTTTTGTTTGTGGTGGCAGGACAGCCTTATGCTATCTACCGCAGAAAGACATTTGGTATCAGTTGCCAGACATGTTACTTGAACATCAAGACCATGCTGTTGTTCAATACAGAGACAAAATTTGTATTTTCGGGGGACAGAGTGTTGGATCAGGAGAATCTCGAGTAATAGAATACTTTCTTTCTTCCACTAATTGCTGGGGGACAGTTGAAGGAAGACATGGAAGTGATGTTTGTTCTTGTTTGTCAGTTTTAGATGGTTGCATCTATGGATTATTTGGTTTCAACATTATTCTCTATAAGCTTGACGAGAGCTCATGTGAGGCTGTGGCTGATCCACCAACTAGTCGCTGTGTATCTTGTTTAGTCACTGATAAAAGACACCTTTACCTAGTAGGAGGAATAGAGTCTTGCTCGTGCCAAATATCTAAAAGAGTGGAAAGGTTTGATCCTATTTTGGCTACATGGGAGGAGGTTGCAGCTATGAATGGGGCAAGATATAAACCCTTTGGAGCAGCCATGAATGGCAAGATCTACATAGCAGGTGGCATAAACAAGAGTGGGGGACATAGTACAGTATTGACGTCTTGTGAGGTATATGACCCATCAACTAATGAATGGCAAGTCATGAGTAACCTCAAGGTGTGTCGTCAAGCTGCAAACATGGTATGCTTTCAGGAAGCCCTTTATGTGGTTGGTGGCTTCGAAGACATGATCTCGTCTTCAAGAGAACTATCAGTGGAAGTGTTTCAGACAGGAGCATGTGAATGGAAAAGGAAGTCCACTATACCCACtaactttgaaaatcaaaatccTGGGGATCAAAAGAAAGAGATTCATCATAAGGCATGTGTTGCAGCGATCCACAAGAGCCTATTAGAAAAGCTGTGTAAggtttga